Proteins encoded within one genomic window of Streptomyces taklimakanensis:
- a CDS encoding LutC/YkgG family protein: MSSRETVLGRVRRALADVPRTEGPDDVPVPRRYEHTHMPTEGPGATGAPVDLLAENLIDYRAVVHRADADGLPTLLCRLLAERGSTEVLVPPGLPPWWLAAADPVRIHDRAASTPDELDTVDSVVTGCAVAIAETGTIVLDGSPDQGRRRITLIPDHHVCVVRVPGQVVASVPEALERLDPSRPLTWISGPSATSDIELSRVEGVHGPRTLEVVLLTE, encoded by the coding sequence ATGAGCAGCCGCGAGACGGTGCTGGGCCGGGTCCGCCGCGCCCTGGCCGACGTACCGCGCACGGAGGGGCCGGACGACGTTCCCGTACCCCGCCGGTACGAGCACACCCACATGCCGACCGAGGGGCCCGGGGCGACCGGAGCACCGGTCGACCTGCTGGCCGAGAACCTGATCGACTACCGCGCCGTGGTGCACCGCGCCGACGCCGACGGCCTGCCGACGCTGCTGTGCCGGCTGCTGGCCGAACGCGGCAGCACCGAGGTGTTGGTGCCGCCCGGCCTGCCGCCGTGGTGGTTGGCGGCCGCCGACCCGGTGCGGATCCACGACCGGGCGGCCTCCACACCGGACGAGCTGGACACGGTGGACAGCGTGGTGACCGGCTGCGCGGTGGCGATCGCGGAGACCGGCACGATCGTGCTGGACGGCTCTCCCGACCAGGGGCGTCGCCGCATCACCCTGATCCCGGACCACCACGTCTGCGTGGTCCGCGTTCCCGGGCAGGTGGTGGCGTCCGTCCCCGAGGCGCTGGAGCGGCTGGACCCCTCCCGCCCGCTGACGTGGATCTCCGGCCCGTCGGCCACCAGCGACATCGAGCTGAGCCGCGTCGAGGGCGTCCACGGCCCCCGCACCCTGGAGGTCGTCCTCCTGACGGAGTGA